In Labilithrix sp., a single genomic region encodes these proteins:
- a CDS encoding LysM peptidoglycan-binding domain-containing protein — MNSGRIKTTTIVLAIGLAIPFVLDERSAFAQQPAAPAGGAAPGGGGSAAPGGGTTTTTTTTQSSSNTTTFFPGGVAPPPPGGVLGGGNAQFSSSKPITGNERDGFDFRAGGGGGGTVRGNENSSFIVGGGNAQGAGYSGVIPNVHNVHRGDTLWGICGYYFHNPYQWPRIWSFNPQIQNPHWIYPGDQVKLRSGNEVVASPQAPTRGTILDRRRQVPPDTVFLRNEGFIEDDSNDWGEINGAREDKMFLTDYDEVYIRVAGNHEIKVGQELTVYRPIKSVGGGKLIEIQGTVKVDQWNPNEHVARARVTEALDTIERGARVGPISRRFEVVPPARNDKDVEATVLTSVRPHAFYGQNQVVFIDKGEEAGLRPGNRLFIIRKGDGFHATQPTRTAAQRIALEDESPAAMESITKPRNEGALPEEVIAELRVINVKKNTAMTLVTLSRREVEIGERAYARKGY; from the coding sequence ATGAACAGCGGGCGCATCAAAACAACCACGATCGTCTTGGCGATCGGTCTCGCGATCCCATTCGTCCTCGACGAACGGAGCGCGTTCGCGCAGCAGCCTGCCGCGCCGGCGGGAGGCGCCGCGCCGGGAGGCGGCGGCTCCGCCGCTCCGGGCGGCGGAACGACGACGACGACGACCACGACGCAGTCGTCGAGCAACACGACCACGTTCTTCCCCGGCGGCGTCGCGCCTCCTCCTCCCGGCGGCGTGCTCGGCGGCGGCAACGCGCAGTTCTCGTCGTCGAAGCCGATCACCGGCAACGAGCGCGACGGCTTCGACTTCCGCGCCGGCGGCGGAGGCGGCGGCACCGTGCGCGGCAACGAGAACAGCTCGTTCATCGTCGGCGGCGGCAACGCGCAGGGCGCGGGCTACTCCGGCGTCATCCCGAACGTCCACAACGTCCATCGCGGCGACACGCTGTGGGGGATCTGCGGCTACTACTTCCACAACCCGTACCAGTGGCCGCGCATCTGGTCGTTCAATCCGCAGATCCAGAACCCGCACTGGATCTACCCGGGCGATCAGGTGAAGCTCCGCTCCGGCAACGAGGTCGTGGCGAGCCCGCAGGCGCCGACGCGCGGCACGATCCTCGATCGCCGCCGTCAGGTCCCGCCCGACACGGTGTTCCTCCGGAACGAGGGCTTCATCGAGGACGACTCGAACGACTGGGGCGAGATCAACGGCGCGCGGGAGGACAAGATGTTCCTCACCGACTACGACGAGGTCTACATCCGCGTCGCGGGCAACCACGAGATCAAGGTCGGCCAGGAGCTCACGGTGTATCGCCCGATCAAGTCGGTCGGCGGCGGCAAGCTGATCGAGATCCAGGGCACGGTGAAGGTCGACCAGTGGAACCCGAACGAGCACGTCGCGCGGGCGCGCGTCACGGAGGCGCTCGACACGATCGAGCGCGGCGCGCGCGTGGGGCCGATCTCGCGTCGCTTCGAGGTGGTGCCGCCCGCGCGCAACGACAAGGACGTCGAGGCGACGGTGCTCACGAGCGTCCGCCCGCACGCGTTCTACGGGCAGAACCAGGTCGTGTTCATCGACAAAGGTGAGGAAGCCGGTCTCAGGCCCGGCAACCGCCTCTTCATCATCCGCAAGGGCGACGGCTTCCACGCGACGCAGCCGACGCGCACCGCCGCGCAGCGCATCGCGCTCGAGGACGAGTCCCCGGCCGCGATGGAGAGCATCACGAAGCCGCGCAACGAGGGCGCCCTCCCGGAGGAGGTCATCGCCGAGCTCCGCGTCATCAACGTGAAGAAGAACACGGCGATGACGCTGGTCACGCTCTCGCGCCGCGAGGTCGAGATCGGCGAACGCGCCTACGCGCGCAAGGGGTACTGA